Proteins encoded together in one Penaeus vannamei isolate JL-2024 chromosome 9, ASM4276789v1, whole genome shotgun sequence window:
- the LOC138862568 gene encoding fap1 adhesin-like — MILLDATDAVVAAGVVEVITAGVVKTVTAGVVEVVTAGVVEVVTAGVVEVVTAGVVKTVTAGVVEVVAAGVVEVVAAGVVEVVAAGVVEVVAVGVVEVVAAGVVEVVTGAVEVVTAGVEVVAAGVVEVVAAGVVEVVTGVVEVVTAGVVEVVAAGVVEVVTGVVEVVTAGVEVVAAGVVEVVAAGVVEVVTGVVEVVAAGVVEVVTGVVEVVAAGVVEVVAAGVEVVAAGVVEVVAAGVVEVVTGVVEVVAAGVEVVAAGVVEVVAAGVVEVVTGVVEVVAAGVEVVAAGVVEVVAAGVVEVVAAGVVEVVAAGVVEVVAAGVVEVVTGVVEVVAAGVVEVVAAGVVEVVAAGVVEVVAAGVVEVVAAGVVDVVTGVVEVVTAGVEVVAAGVVEVVTGVVEVVTAGVEVVAAGVEVVAAGVVEVVAAGVVEVVAAGVVEVVAAGVVEVVAAGVVEVVTAGVEVVAAGVVEVVTAGVEVVAAGVVEVVAAGVVEVVAAGVVEVVKSVVEVVTAGVVEVVAAGVVEVATGVVEVVTAGAVEVVAAGVEVVAAGVIEVVAAGVVEVTTGVAGSVAASVVEVVVAVESKSSAVRFGRVTLIAQSSTARQRGDLSHSERGATAVVLGVAEEEGAPADR, encoded by the exons ATGA TCTTACTTGATGCCACAGATGCTGTTGTTGCCGCAGGTGTTGTTGAAGTTATTACCGCAGGTGTTGTTAAAACTGTTACCGCAGGCGTTGTTGAAGTTGTTACCGCaggtgttgttgaagttgttaccGCAGGTGTTGTAGAAGTTGTTACCGCAGGTGTTGTTAAAACTGTTACCGCAggcgttgttgaagttgttgccgcaggcgttgttgaagttgttgccgcaggcgttgttgaagttgttgccgcaggcgttgttgaagttgttgccgtaggtgttgttgaagttgttgccgcAGGTGTTGTAGAGGTTGTCACAGGCGCGGTTGAAGTTGTGACCGCAGGTGTTGAAGTTGTTGCCGCaggtgttgttgaagttgttgctgCAGGTGTTGTAGAGGTTGTCACAGGCGTGGTTGAAGTTGTGACCGCaggtgttgttgaagttgttgccgcAGGTGTTGTAGAGGTTGTCACAGGCGTGGTTGAAGTTGTGACCGCAGGTGTTGAAGTTGTTGCCGCaggtgttgttgaagttgttgccgcAGGTGTTGTAGAGGTTGTCACAggcgttgttgaagttgttgccgcAGGTGTTGTAGAGGTTGTCACAggcgttgttgaagttgttgccgcAGGTGTGGTTGAAGTTGTTGCCGCAGGTGTTGAAGTTGTTGCCGCAGGTGTGGTTGAAGTTGTTGCCGCAGGTGTTGTAGAGGTTGTCACAggcgttgttgaagttgttgccgcAGGTGTTGAAGTTGTTGCCGCAGGTGTGGTTGAAGTTGTTGCCGCAGGTGTTGTAGAGGTTGTCACAGGCGTAGTTGAAGTTGTTGCCGCAGGTGTTGAAGTTGTTGCCGCAGGTGTGGTTGAAGTTGTTGCCGCAGGTGTGGTTGAAGTTGTTGCCGCAGGTGTGGTTGAAGTTGTTGCCGCAGGTGTGGTTGAAGTTGTTGCCGCAGGTGTTGTAGAGGTTGTCACAggcgttgttgaagttgttgccgcaggtgttgttgaagttgttgccgcaggtgttgttgaagttgttgccgcaggtgttgttgaagttgttgccgcaggtgttgttgaagttgttgccgcAGGTGTTGTAGATGTTGTCACAGGCGTGGTTGAAGTTGTGACCGCAGGTGTTGAAGTTGTTGCCGCAGGCGTTGTAGAGGTTGTCACAGGCGTGGTTGAAGTTGTGACCGCAGGTGTTGAAGTTGTTGCCGCAGGTGTTGAAGTTGTTGCCGCAggcgttgttgaagttgttgccgcaggcgttgttgaagttgttgccgcag gtgttgttgaagttgttgccgcaggtgttgttgaagttgttgccgcaggtgttgttgaagttgttaccGCAGGTGTTGAAGTTGTTGCCGCaggtgttgttgaagttgttaccGCAGGTGTTGAAGTTGTTGCCGCAggcgttgttgaagttgttgccgcaggtgttgttgaagttgttgccgcAGGTGTTGTAGAGGTTGTCAAAAGCGTGGTTGAAGTTGTGACCGCaggtgttgttgaagttgttgccgcAGGTGTTGTAGAGGTTGCCACAGGCGTTGTTGAAGTTGTTACCGCAGGCGCTGTTGAAGTTGTTGCCGCAGGTGTTGAAGTTGTTGCCGCAGGCGTTATTGAAGTTGTTGCCGCAGGTGTTGTCGAAGTTACCACAGGCGTCGCTGGGAGTGTTGCCGCAAGCGTCGTCGAGGTCGTCGTCGCCGTGGAGTCAAAGAGCTCCGCGGTCAG GTTTGGCCGCGTCACCTTGATTGCACAGAGCAGCACAGCCCGTCAGCGAGGAGACCTGAGCCACAGCGAGCGGGGAGCCACAGCGGTGGTTCTCGGTGtggcggaggaagaaggagcTCCTGCTGACCGCTGA